In Lycium ferocissimum isolate CSIRO_LF1 chromosome 11, AGI_CSIRO_Lferr_CH_V1, whole genome shotgun sequence, a single genomic region encodes these proteins:
- the LOC132037279 gene encoding pectinesterase inhibitor 3-like, with the protein MMKTLLVALFLLHLSHFTGANKPISTYSSSSSSEIVRTSCVHATYPTICIRTLSSAGSKAINTPQDLAQAAVKVSLSRAHKASGFLSQLKVESKREKGALSDCIEQMGDSMDELSKTLSELKHLRKGNAFKWQMSNLETWVSAALTNEDTCLDGFKEIDGKVRSDVKRKVTNVARVTSNALYLINQLDH; encoded by the exons ATGATGAAAACTTTACTTGTTGCTCTTTTTCTCCTCCATCTTTCCCACTTCACCGGTGCGAATAAACCAATAAGcacatattcttcttcttcttccagtGAAATTGTCCGCACATCTTGCGTGCACGCCACCTATCCCACAATTTGCATCAGAACTCTCTCCAGTGCCGGCTCTAAAG CCATCAACACTCCCCAGGATTTAGCTCAAGCCGCCGTGAAAGTCAGCCTTTCTCGGGCCCACAAAGCGTCGGGTTTCCTTTCCCAGCTGAAAGTGGAAAGCAAGAGAGAAAAAGGAGCACTGAGTGATTGCATCGAACAGATGGGAGACTCCATGGACGAGCTTAGCAAGACTCTATCAGAACTGAAGCATCTACGTAAAGGGAATGCATTCAAGTGGCAAATGAGTAATTTGGAGACGTGGGTTAGTGCTGCTTTGACTAATGAAGACACTTGTCTTGATGGGTTTAAGGAAATTGATGGCAAGGTTAGGTCTGATGTGAAACGCAAGGTTACAAATGTTGCTAGAGTTACGAGTAATGCACTCTACCTCATCAACCAACTTGATCATTAA